GATCCGGAAAGCGTCGAACACATTGTGAATGCTGGTGTGTGCTCTGTGTTTGCAAAAATCCTCAAAGATGGGAACATGAAGGTTCAGATTGTGGTGGCTTGGGCTATTTCAGAATTGGCTGCACATCATCCCAAATGTCAAGATCATTTTGCTCAGACTAATACCATTAGATTACTGGTTAGTCATCTTGCCTTTGAAACCATTCAAGAACATAGTAAGTATGCTATTGCTAGCAAACAGACCATGTCCATTAACAATATTGTGATGGCCAATGCCAATTCTACTAGTACTGTCAAAGACAATGATGTAGATGGTAGTCAAATTTCACACCCAATGGGTGATCACAAAACCACCCAAATGCATAATTTGGTAGCGAATATGATGGCCATGAAATCGAAAGACAATGCTACGATGAACAATAATATACCAAAGCCTAACCAACAACACAGCCCAGTACAACATCCTCATCATGAGCAGAAGCAGCACCAAGTCGCCTTGTCCGGGACTAGCATTAAGGGGAAGAGGGAGAGCGAAGATCCTGCTACAAAGGCCGAAATGAAAGCAATGGCTGCCAGAGCACTTGCGCACCTTTGCGCGGGAAATGCTGCCATCTGCAGTAGTATTACAGAATCCAGAGCACTTTTATGCTTAGCAGTTTTGCTGGAGAAGGGACCTGATGAAGTACAATATCATTCGGCCATGGCACTAATGGAGATCACAGCAGTAGCTGAGACAAACTCAGATTTGCGACATTCTGCTTTCAAGCCCACTGCACCTGCTGCCAAAGCTGTCGTAGACCAGTTCTTGAGAATCATTGAAAAGGAAGACTCGGAACTGCTCGTTCCCAGCATCCAATCGATAGGGCACCTCGCTAGGACATTCCGAGCAACTGAGACAAGAATCATTGGTCCATTGGTGAAACTACTAGATGATAGGGAACCGGATGTAACACGTGAAGCTGCAATTGCACTTAACAAATATGCTTGCACAGAAAATTTTCTTAGAGTCAATCACTGCAAGGCTATAATAGAGGCAGGAGGCACCAAGCACCTAGTTCCACTGGTTTACTTTGGGGAACAAATGGTTCAGACTCCTTCTCTGATTCTCTTGAGTTACATAGCAATGCATGTTCCTGACAGTGAGGCATTAGGTGAGGACAATGTATACCGAGTATTGGAGTGGGCGTCTAAGCAGGGGCACCTAATGCAAGATCCCATTGTTGAAGATCTAGTTAACAGAGGCAGAGAAAGTATGGAACTTTATCAATCCAGGCATTGATCTTATCAAAATTTTGTAGTAATTCTTACTCGGTATGTCAAAATTTTGGTACTTTAGCTTGATATTAGTTTGTTCACTTGTCGTGCAGTGTACATAGATTAGCGTCTTCTGTATATTATAACAAGCACCTTTGAATCATTAGCCTTGTCTATTCGACGACAGAACATTCAGGCTACTGTTCTAAGTTCTGCTTTGGCACTCATGAGTGTATTAGAATTACTTCTTACCCTGTTTCTAATGCTGAAAAAGCAAACTTTGCAAACTCGTTTAGGTGATGGCAAAGATGAGTTTTTCGTGTGGGATAATCtgcattttctcttctttttttttctttccagtcTTGTTAGTAATGAAGGATGCGAGCAAACTTCtcgatttatatatatataaacttgaACATTTCTTTTAATTGTATTTAAAAACTAAGTTCGAAACAGTTGCACTAGGGAATTGTGTGTTCAATGGTATTCTACGGACCTAAAAACCTAAATCCACTTGTACTTGTAATTATAAATAATACTTAGAGAAAAGAAGGTAGTTGAAGACAGCTTTTCAAATTCCAAGGTTCTTACAACTCCCAAACGTATGCCCGAAACTTTGAATTGTCATTCTGTTTGCCCCAATAATCAGattacaattgaatttatacatggttttaaggatacgtgatctaaTTTGATACAAAGTGAGAAATTGAATTTAATATGGAAGAATaagtagaaaaataaatacaaacaaTGCAGATTGAACAACTTAAGCCTTGCAAGGTTAATTTCCTTCGAATTTAGATATGATATTATTGAAGCCAGAATAATATGAACAAAGCTGGAAAAAATGGTATCTTTTTCTCTTAAGTATGTTACCATGTGTCAAATGAATTACTCAATTCCCTTTATATATACAGGGAGATGAAACCTTTAAGACATTATTTTATAGAAAATTATATAGACCGTTGGCTCCCTTTTTGACTTAATCCCGTAATTTCCGCCATAATGATTGGTCAATGACGAGAATCACGGATACTTGTAGTGTGAGTTGGCAAAGCTTTTCTTCGAGGTTGTTAGAAGCAGGGTCGGTCGTGCCCCCGATAAACTCGAGGGCAAATCTGATGGTCTTGTTCGAACTTCGATCCTCGATATCGATCGAAGTTACATCTGTAACTTCAATCTCTTACGTAGGTGCCGAGCCTTGACCTATTGTTCCAGATGCCTCGATCAAGCATAGAGCTCGGTTCTACCCGTATATAATCGGTAACTTCGATCTCTTACGTAGGTGCCGAGCCTTGACCTATTATTCCAGATGCCTCGATCAAGCATAGAGCTCGGTtctacccgtatacagatagtcccctcgttttttgaAGAGTAAGCGATTAAAAATGATTTGAACCCTCGGTCCTTACTTCGATAAATCATGACGACGGGTACATGACGTAGGTGATAAGAATAGTAGAAACGTCCCGTCAACCCGGTCTTCGAGGCATTAAATGTATGTCAGTTGATGGTCGGCTACCTCGGGAGATGAACCGCCGCTTGAAGAACCTATAAATATCCTTTAATCTGTTTGTTAGAACTTTTACGCTCACATCCTTTTTGCGTTCTAAGAACTTTATCTTCTTCATCTTCTGTTTTCTCATTGCCAACCTCAAAGCTTCCCCTAATCCACAACCTCTTTCcttcattttttataaaaatggcaAAAATTTCAAATTCTGTTCCTCAAAAAGAAACACCTTCTTCTTCAAAACCTTCTGAAAACGCTCATCATGCTGCTACTGAGGAACCCCCTCTGAGATTATACATCCCTACTGTGGCTGATTTAAAGGTTGAGAATACGCCTATGGTACCAGATCGATGCGAAccggtctcgaggtacatatgtacGATCACGGACAGCATCCTCGATAAGGTTAAAGAGGATTGCAACTGGGTAAGAAAACACGTAGTGGTTCCTACCCCTGAAGAATCAATTACCACCCACGTAAAGGgtttcttaagtgtttacacttaccctttcacgtggGTCCTATAGATCCGGTTATCATAGCCTTTTGTAAAAAGTATGATGTGATGCTCGGGCAGATACATCTTTTATTTTGGAGGATCGTTATTCTGCTTTGATTCTTTGTGAGCAAGGTCGAGGGATGTCCATTCACCATCGACCATCTCATGCGCCTGTACAACCCTCGACTTTACCGAGGAAGGTTAATTAAACATGCCCGTCGAGCCACCGAAACCTTATTCTCGCGTATCGACGAGGATCGAGACCGGGGATGATTTGGTTGATTTGTTCGAGTGAGGACCTCAGACTTGATCCCGGCTGCGgacatgccatttcctgagaaatggaacatgaaacgtaagtttTAGCTTTGTCTTCGAtatttcttttattgcttttcatTTCGTTAGTTTCTCATCGATGTTATATGATACAGTTGTCGCCCGAATGTCAAACCCTGTTCCTGAACTTaaagagtgggtcgagggcatcgtgACACAGAGACCTTACACCGAGCGCTTATGGCGTGAGCtctcaaagggccgatgggaggcccgtaatTATGGTAAGAGTTTTTCCTTAATAATATATCTGATCTTATGTTCTCATCATCGATTTCTGATCCGTTATATTTTCATTTTGCAGGTTTACCAAAGGACGTCGAAATGAAGCCTCCATCAGCTGACGATAATATATACGTCGATCCCCCTGCTTCAAAACAGGACAAatataagaagaaaagaaaagcttcGAGTCCCTCGGACCCAAAAAAGAGAAAACCGAGGAAGTGGCCGGTGCGTAAAACCAAAGATGCCAGTGCTCGAGAGCTCTCATCGGACTCACTCAATCAGTTGATTGATTagtccaaagaagaagaagaagattccaATTTGGTGGCCCGTGTGAGAAGtggttctgaactgcctcaagtCAGGGAGGCCGTAGAAGAAGTAGCGGTCAAAGCCTCCGAACTAGGGAGAGCCGAGACCATTTCGCTCCGAGATGGGGAAGCTGACGAAGGGAATTTGGCCGGTACTTTGCGGTCAGAAGGCAATATGCCTAAGGAGGCGCTTGGGGTGATCGACCTCTCTGGGTTGCCTTCGTTTACTAATTCGATGATAAACGAGTCCCAAATACTGAAAGGTAACCTCGGTGAGGGGGCCCAAGGAGTGGTAGATTCTCTTCACCATTTCGTCGATGGCCTGGATTCTACCGCCTTATAGGATGTCACCGGGTTGGGTGACCTACCGGTACCAGAAAAGACACCATCCCCAGAAGCCGGCGGGCCTTATTCAAGCACTCAATTAGTGAACCATTTCCTAGCTCCGAGTGTTGATCCTACTCGGAGGCGGGAAATTTACATGTTCATCCTGGAGGACGCCCGTGTTCTTTCTTCCCCGGTGGGCattgccagttaccttcggtgcttggtgaccgaagaggatcaaacaaaaatgaacaaGGTAGAGGTGCCCTGCCTGTTCAACAAAGCTTAACAGGCGCTGAATCGGGTAATTAAGAATATCCCTTTATTAtgtacttagctttaatcatgaataatcataatatttttcctttgtgtttgtaggcctcggtgcttcatcatgagGCTTTTCTTCGATACCGGGAGAAGTCAAAACATTTTGAGGTCGAGGCCCGGGAGCTTGCCGAAAAGAGGGATGCTTATAAGCTCCTTAATGAAAAATCCCAAGCTGAGCTGGAAGCGGCTCGTAGGGAACATACCGAACTGGTTGAGCAGTAAGGAGAGTTTTTGGAGTTAGTGATGATGAGTCATACACAGTAGCTAATAATCTGAACTCGTAGGTTCATAATAAACTTGACGTGATCGAGCAACTCTGAGGTGAGATGGATGCGGTCAAAGCCGAGACTGAGGAATGGAAGAAAAATATGGATCGCTTAGCCTTGGAAAAGAGATTGCCCGGACACAATTGGTTTCTGTTGAGGTTCAGCTTTGGGCTACAAAGGAAAAGAACTTGGCGCAGGCCAAAATGATCGAGGGACTCCAATCTTAACTGAGCTCGGTTGTTTCTGGTCACGAGAATCTGGTCAAGGAGATCGAGGCTGCCAAGTCAGAGGTTATTACGTCCCGGAACGAAGCTAATAAAAAAGTGGCCCAACTCAAAGTTGATGTCGAGGCTATCTAGGAGCAGGCAAAAAACATGGTGAAGCATGCGAGGTGGGAATCgcgaagggagaccctcgagggaGTCGATGCTCAAATTTTTGACATATTGACCGAAATTGAGAATGCCAAGACATGCGAAACCAATGCTTGGAGGCTAGCTTTTCCCGAGGAGGATTCCGAGGCGTCTGACGAGTCGGGTGAGTCCGATAGTGAAGAAGAGCCCGTTGGCGACGACGTAGCCCTCAATGAGGATTAGGCCATTTTTTGTCTTTTCTACTAACTTTTTTGTTGAGGTCGTTCGGCCTTTGTAAAAACATGAATCGGGGCTATCCAGCCCTTGTAAATAcattttgatatatatatgtataagaCTTTTTCTTTTCATCATTTCTCAAATCTTTCCCTTACTTTTTTATTTATCTTAGCAACggtcgaaatgccttagcataaaataaaataattatctcAGAATGGCCTTAACCTTTTGATTTGGGcgatgccaaataagcttcatgccctcgagttttattaactcggaccggccttagccttttaatttggacaatgccaaataagctttatgccctcggGTTTATTAACTCAGAACAACCTTAGCTGTTGAGTTCGGGCATGCCAAATAAGCTCTATggcctcgagttttattaactcagaatGGCCTTAGCCGTTGAGTTCGGGCAtgacaaataagctttatgccctcgagtttCATTAACTCGGAATGGACTTAGCCGTTGAGTTCGGGCATTCCAAATATgctttatgccctcgagttttattaactcggaacggCCTTAGCCGTTGAGTTCGggcatgccaaataagctttatgcccttgagttttattaactcggaatggccttagccgTTGAGTTCCggaatgccaaataagctttatgccctcgagtgttattaactcggaacggccttagccttttaattcgggcaatgccaaataagttgCATGccttcgagttttattaactcgggaCGGCCTTAGCCGTTGAGTTCGggcatgccaaataagctttatgccctcgagttttattaactcgaaaCGGTCTTAAACATTGAGTTCGggcatgccaaataagctttatgccctcgagttttattaactcagaacggtcttagccttttaattcgggcaatgccaaataagctttatgccctcgagttttattaactcggaattgCCTTAGCCGTTGAGTTCGGGCAATGTCCACAGTCCTCGAGTGTAGTGAATGTTCGAACTAGGattaaggtggcccttgggctcgatatcttTATGGGATCATGTGTAGAAAAGTCTTTGAAAATGCAAGTGACATTTTTGAAGACGAGATGTTTATTTGCAAAGAAGAGTCTCCTTTTTTATTCCTATGCATAATATTTGTACATGTAtacatgttttgtgccagggctcgagttATTTGAGCGGGCACGGTTCATTTtatcgtttggcccttacaataaattccGTTGATCTAAGCCCTTCAATCACGAAGTCAAAATGCCTTGTAAAATATCTGATACCCAAGGATATTGCCCCCAGTGTTTGAGGTTGACCGATGAGAGGCCTAGAATGCTGTCGTGACCATTCTAAGTTAACACGATTTACTTGTTGCCTCGTTAATAACCTTTCCGTAAAACTGATTTAGGACAAAACCAgttcaagaaaaaaagagtgcaacacgtgctttcagacctaggatCTTGTATCATCCTTTATAAGTTGCCTGCAAGTGTCAATTTgaaatgtaaaaaagaaaaatagatgaAAGAATCGTGGttgtaccttagcaataatatcgtttaAAGTGAGatatattccagttgtttggtaattGCACGCCGTCCATTGTTccgagtttgtaggatccttttccggtgatcccgataatttggtacggtccttcccagttcggccccaatttcccttcattcgggtttTGGGTGTTCAGTGTGACTTTTCTTAATACTAAGTCCCCAATATTGAAATATcaaaggttggcccttcgattataatatctctcgatccgctatttttgggcggccaaacGGACAAGGGCGtcttcgcgcctttcatctaatagttccaggctcgtactcatagcctcgttatttgattcccTTGTTGCATGTCGGAAGTTGATGCTTGGTTCTCTGACCTTGACTGGTATTAAAGCTTTGGTGTCGTAAACCAAAGAAAATGGTGTGGATCCaatactggacttcgaggttgtacggtatgcccataggacctcaAGTAGCacttctttccattttcctttggcgtcgatcAATCTCTTTCtaaggttttggattatggttttgttggtggattctGCTTGTCTGTTCCCACTATGGTGGTAAGGAGTggataagatccttttgatcttatggtcttcaagAAACTTGCTCACTTTGCTGCCAATAAACTATTTTCCATTGTCGCACACAATCTCGGCCAgtattccgaatcgacatataatgTGATCCCAGATAAaatcaatgacttctttttctctgacctttTCATATGCTTGTGCTTCCACcgatttagaaaaatagtcagtcataaataaaataagttGGGCCTTACCGAGCGCCCGTggaagggggccgacgatgtccatcccctatttcatgaacgtccatggtgacaagaccgaatgtaaTGGCTCTCCTGCtcgatgaatcatcggagcatgcctttggcatccatcgcattttcgaacgaacccCTTCGCGTCTTTtcccatgtcgatccagtagtaaccaactctaattattttttgaaccaatgattcgacGCACGAGTGATTTCCACAGATACCTTCATGAACTTCCCTCAAAATATATTCGGTATcccctggtcccaaacatatcgcCATCgggccatcgaacattcttctgaCTAACGTTCCATCCTCGGATAAGCTAAATCGGTTAGCCTTGGTACGTAGGGCCCTCTATTCTTTTGGGTCCGACGGTAGTTTTCTCGTCTTGATATATTCTACgtacttattcctccagtcccaagttaggctcatTGAATTGATCTCGGCGTGACCTTGTTCCACCACCGATCTCATAAGCTGTATGACTCCTCCTGAATTGAACTCGTTATCTTCGACCGATGACCCGAGGTTAGCGAGGGCATTGGCTTCTCTGTTTTGATCCTGAGgtacatgttgtaaagtccattctttgaaccgatgtaatgtcacATGTAATTTGTCTAAGTATCTCTGCATTCGTTCTTCCCTGACCTCGAATGTTCTGTTAACTTGGTTTAcaacaaggagggagtcgcaatTGGCTTGGATCACCTCTCCTCCTAAGCTTTTGGCTAATATATCATCCTCGTTGTAAACTTTCATCTATTTTTCAGGgatttaaccaacatatcatcaatgtaaacttccatcgattttcctatttgttcttcgaacatccgatttactagccGTTGGTATGTGGCATCGACATTGTTTAATCcaaacgacattacattataatagtatGTGTCAtttttagtgatgaaggaggttttttcctgatcacccgggtccatccgtatttggtagtacccggaataggcatcgagaaaactcagGATCTCATGGCCAGCCGTGGCAttgatcatacgatcgatgttgggcaaaggaaaagagtcttttgggcatgccttattcaaatctttgtaatctacacacactctttgtttattcccctttttagggactatcactaggtttgctaaccaatcccggTATTAAATCTCTCGAATAAACCCTATTtttaggagtttagatacctcatccttgatgaaagcatgtttgacctcggactggggcctcctcTTCTATTGGATCGGATTAATTTTAGGGTCCATGCATAGTTTGTGAGCGGTTATTTCTGGTGGGATCcatgtcatatcaagatgggaccaagaaaaacattCTATGTTAACTATAAGGAATTGAACAAAAATTTTCCTGACCTCGGGAGTTAAtctcgttcccaggtataccttccgatcgggcaaATGCTCGATTAATACAACCTGCCCCAGCTCTTCGACCGCCGATTTGGTTGCGTCGGAATTATCAGGGATTATAAAAGATCGGGGAACCTCGTAATCATCGTCTTCGTAAGTCTTTTGCTTATCTGATTGGATTGTTATCGGAatcggtaattgctatttggcttTTGGATCGGCGCCAGAATTCGGTTCCTTCGGTGTTGTGAGCGTTGATATCGGAACCACTTCTTTGATGgcaaacatctcttttgcggctggttgttccCGTAGATTGTCTTGATCCCCCCTGGGACTGGGAAATTTAACACTTGATGAAGAGTtgagggtactgctctcatgtggtggatccatggccttccgagaagggcgttgtacctcatatccccttcgattaCATAAAATTTAGCCTCGCGTACGATTCCGGCGGTGTTgaccggtaatgttatctcccctttgGTTGTTTCACATGCCATTTTGAACTCGTTTAGGACTCGGACTGCTGGCACGATCCtgtcttgtagaccgagctgttctacgaccttcgatcgaataatattggccgagctacctggatcaattaacacatgtttGCTTCtagttttatttacgagtacagatattaccagtgcatcattgtgaggttgtatGATCCCTTTTGCGTCCTCGTCGTTGAAGGATAAGTCTCCTTCAGGTATGTAGTATCGGGTTCGTTTTTCCCTGGTGACGAAGATTCTGGTGCGTTTCAACATTGGCCCTTGTGGGATGTCGACTACACCGATGATCATATTTATGACATGTTGAGGTTCGGTATCTTCATGAAAACGGGAcccgaactctctgagcatctcgttctCCTTCTGTTTGACTTAAAAATGTCTgatttcctggtttcgaccttgatggctccgacatgtgcttttacgaaagagtatgcaagcatagcaaatgagtcaatagaattaggaggtaagttgtgataccatatcatggcttCCTTCGACAGGGTCTCCCCAAAGTTTTTCAACGAAACAGACTCGATTTCGTCGTCTtctaagtcgttccctttgatggcacatgtataggaggttacatgctcgttTAGATCGGTCGTTTCGTTGTACTtaggtattt
This DNA window, taken from Nicotiana tabacum cultivar K326 chromosome 4, ASM71507v2, whole genome shotgun sequence, encodes the following:
- the LOC107823404 gene encoding uncharacterized protein LOC107823404, translated to MADKVKQILARPIQLADHITKAAVDVNNFEQDCLDIKTKTEKLAALLRQAARSSNDLYERPTRRIIDDTEQVLDKALTLIFKCRANGLRRIFTIIPAAAFRKTIQQLENSIGDVSWLLRVSTPADDGDNEYLGLPPVAANEPILCLIWEQIAILCSGSIEERSDAAASLVSLARDNDRYGKLIIEEGGVGPLLKLAKEGRMEGQESASRAIGLLGRDPESVEHIVNAGVCSVFAKILKDGNMKVQIVVAWAISELAAHHPKCQDHFAQTNTIRLLVSHLAFETIQEHSKYAIASKQTMSINNIVMANANSTSTVKDNDVDGSQISHPMGDHKTTQMHNLVANMMAMKSKDNATMNNNIPKPNQQHSPVQHPHHEQKQHQVALSGTSIKGKRESEDPATKAEMKAMAARALAHLCAGNAAICSSITESRALLCLAVLLEKGPDEVQYHSAMALMEITAVAETNSDLRHSAFKPTAPAAKAVVDQFLRIIEKEDSELLVPSIQSIGHLARTFRATETRIIGPLVKLLDDREPDVTREAAIALNKYACTENFLRVNHCKAIIEAGGTKHLVPLVYFGEQMVQTPSLILLSYIAMHVPDSEALGEDNVYRVLEWASKQGHLMQDPIVEDLVNRGRESMELYQSRH